A part of Winslowiella toletana genomic DNA contains:
- a CDS encoding TolC family protein yields MQHAKILFGILFAVVAPVVWSADLSLEQSLRLAQHFSAELSANRHQVNALNNMAESAMQLPDPKLKFGIENLPLGGSNAHRLTREGMTMQRVGVMQDYVSSTKREKKAAVIHAEAQQTAAGQAVMIASLQRETAQAWLALALSLQGYAAVNKLVTESNRQILAQHAALAAGRSSASMLLDSQLILSAMHNQQDNAARDVALARYKLRQLTGQQVGGVSGEWPRYQQLPASEQSLQQSIETHPEIIQARRESETAQAKSAQSAVAAIPDIGVELYYARRADDYDDMAGVMVTVDLPLFTSRRQDKDHAADIARSWQANDALTLQLRAHQAQLDTLLAQYQAANAVWRRQAETILPLQQNRVRILNAQYLAGKSDLAAVLDARRALLSSEIDKNSAEQEMASLWAAIRYLNPQDNSL; encoded by the coding sequence ATGCAGCACGCAAAAATCCTGTTCGGGATACTTTTTGCCGTGGTTGCGCCAGTGGTCTGGTCTGCGGATCTGTCACTGGAACAATCCCTCAGGCTGGCGCAACACTTTTCAGCCGAACTGTCCGCTAACCGTCATCAGGTCAATGCCCTGAACAACATGGCCGAGTCCGCCATGCAACTGCCCGATCCTAAACTCAAATTCGGCATCGAAAATCTGCCGCTGGGCGGCAGCAATGCGCATCGCCTGACGCGCGAAGGCATGACCATGCAGCGCGTTGGTGTTATGCAGGATTATGTCAGCAGTACTAAACGCGAGAAAAAAGCCGCCGTTATTCACGCCGAGGCGCAGCAAACCGCTGCCGGTCAGGCGGTGATGATCGCCAGCCTGCAACGGGAAACGGCGCAGGCATGGCTGGCGTTAGCGCTTTCGCTGCAGGGTTATGCGGCGGTAAATAAACTGGTGACGGAGAGTAACCGACAGATTTTAGCGCAGCACGCCGCGCTGGCTGCGGGCAGGAGTAGCGCCAGCATGCTGCTGGATAGCCAGCTGATACTGTCAGCGATGCACAATCAGCAGGATAATGCGGCGCGTGATGTGGCGCTGGCGCGTTACAAGCTGCGCCAGCTGACCGGGCAACAGGTCGGTGGCGTCAGCGGTGAGTGGCCACGCTATCAGCAACTGCCCGCCAGCGAGCAGAGCCTGCAACAAAGCATCGAAACCCATCCGGAAATTATCCAGGCGCGGCGCGAAAGCGAAACTGCGCAGGCGAAGTCAGCACAGTCAGCAGTTGCGGCGATTCCGGATATTGGCGTCGAACTGTATTACGCCAGACGCGCCGACGACTATGACGATATGGCTGGCGTAATGGTAACGGTAGATCTGCCACTGTTTACTTCGCGCCGTCAGGATAAAGATCATGCCGCCGATATCGCCCGCAGCTGGCAGGCGAACGATGCGCTGACTTTACAGCTACGCGCGCATCAGGCGCAGCTGGATACGCTGCTGGCGCAATATCAGGCGGCAAATGCGGTGTGGCGTCGTCAGGCGGAAACCATCCTCCCTCTGCAACAAAATCGCGTACGTATCCTGAATGCGCAGTATCTGGCCGGTAAATCCGATCTGGCGGCGGTACTGGATGCACGCAGGGCGTTACTGAGCAGTGAAATCGATAAAAACAGTGCGGAACAAGAGATGGCCTCGTTATGGGCTGCTATCCGCTATCTCAACCCGCAGGACAACTCATTATGA
- a CDS encoding aspartate aminotransferase family protein: MKQKINIAAGEPSAKTRALVARRQALLGPSYRLFYQQPLHPVRAEGVWLYDDAGNALLDAYNNVPSVGHCHPQVVAAIAAQAAQLNTHTRYLGEQVLNYSERLLATFPAAINRIMYTCTGSEAVDLALRIARSHTGGSGIVITANAYHGVTAAAAEISPSLGENVALGQHVVTVPAPDSYRAAGGDVAKQLATDVASAFAFLRRRGIKPAAFIADGIFSSDGIFTEPAGFLQQTLEVVHGHGALYIADEVQPGFGRTGSHMWGFQRHGIVPDMVVIGKPMGNGLPIAATLFKEEIQRKFAESARYFNTFGANHISIAAATAVLDIIEEEQLMENAVRTGEYMLAGMRSLQQKYRAVGDVRGAGLFLALELVQDDGQQTPDGEMASAVVNLMRDNGVLVSSAGPAANILKIRPPLPFNREHADIFLRVLDRVLDELS, translated from the coding sequence ATGAAGCAAAAGATTAATATCGCTGCTGGCGAACCATCAGCGAAAACCCGCGCGCTGGTCGCACGCCGCCAGGCGTTGCTGGGGCCATCCTATCGGCTGTTCTACCAGCAGCCGCTGCATCCGGTGCGGGCGGAAGGGGTATGGCTGTATGACGATGCGGGCAATGCCTTGCTTGACGCCTATAACAATGTGCCTTCGGTCGGACACTGTCACCCGCAAGTGGTGGCGGCGATCGCTGCGCAGGCGGCGCAGCTGAATACCCATACCCGCTATCTGGGCGAGCAGGTGCTTAACTATTCCGAACGTCTGCTGGCAACCTTTCCGGCGGCGATCAACCGTATTATGTATACCTGTACCGGCAGTGAAGCGGTGGATCTGGCGCTGCGTATCGCCCGCAGTCACACCGGCGGCAGCGGTATTGTGATCACTGCCAACGCCTATCATGGCGTCACAGCGGCGGCGGCGGAGATTTCTCCCTCGCTGGGCGAAAATGTGGCGCTGGGTCAGCATGTGGTCACCGTGCCAGCGCCCGACAGTTACCGGGCAGCAGGCGGGGACGTGGCTAAGCAGCTGGCGACCGATGTCGCCAGCGCCTTTGCTTTTCTGCGCCGTCGAGGCATTAAGCCAGCAGCGTTTATTGCGGATGGCATCTTTTCCAGCGATGGCATTTTTACCGAACCGGCAGGGTTTCTGCAGCAAACTCTTGAGGTGGTGCACGGCCACGGCGCGCTCTATATCGCCGACGAAGTACAGCCCGGCTTTGGCCGGACCGGCTCGCATATGTGGGGCTTCCAGCGTCACGGCATTGTGCCGGATATGGTGGTGATTGGTAAGCCAATGGGCAATGGTCTGCCGATTGCCGCCACGCTGTTTAAAGAGGAGATACAGCGTAAATTTGCCGAGAGCGCACGCTATTTCAACACCTTTGGCGCTAACCATATCTCGATTGCCGCGGCTACTGCGGTGCTGGATATTATCGAAGAAGAGCAGCTGATGGAGAACGCCGTCCGCACCGGCGAATATATGCTGGCCGGCATGCGCAGTCTGCAACAGAAGTACCGCGCGGTGGGTGACGTCAGAGGCGCCGGACTGTTTCTTGCGCTCGAACTGGTGCAGGATGACGGCCAGCAAACGCCGGATGGCGAAATGGCCAGCGCAGTGGTGAATCTGATGCGTGACAATGGTGTACTGGTCAGTAGTGCCGGTCCGGCCGCCAATATTCTTAAGATCCGTCCACCGTTACCGTTTAACCGCGAACACGCCGATATTTTCCTGCGCGTGCTGGACAGGGTGCTGGATGAGTTAAGTTAA